Proteins from a single region of Amycolatopsis sp. CA-230715:
- the mptB gene encoding polyprenol phosphomannose-dependent alpha 1,6 mannosyltransferase MptB has product MRRGDPPRWLGFCGSSLLAATTVAGSLGWFTGSAAIAAGVTGMGLVLLAWAALGRLVLANDGTAPGPLKSTFLLWAAPLLVVPPLFSGDVHAYLAQGEIAARGLDPYAVGPNQGLGTTNELAQAVSGYWRDAPSPYGPVFSGLQRLIAHLVGDQRIAGVLCYRLLAVAGVALLLWAVPRLAARAGVRAEIPLWLGVLNPLVLWHFVAGAHNDALMLGLMASGTAIALSAMDGRVRWWRLSAGVVVIALGADVKVPAVVALAVVGTALARRFGGKLGHLVLAGGAMVGAVAAVSAAVSAVTGLGFGWLGTLGTSSQLNSWMAPTNWPGYLAGGIGSLFGLHLTGPVIGAGRIVGYAVIACGVAVVIHRQLRGRISDLSALGLMLAVVVAFGPVVQPWYLPWAAVPLAVCLPAGRARTVLIGLVAAFSVLLPPLGGKPGELVLGYLGGVLVLAAVALAVHRSRLFRPALPERRLQETRY; this is encoded by the coding sequence ATGCGACGAGGGGATCCGCCGCGCTGGCTCGGCTTCTGCGGGAGTTCGCTGCTCGCGGCCACCACCGTGGCCGGTTCGCTCGGCTGGTTCACCGGGTCCGCCGCGATCGCCGCCGGCGTCACCGGGATGGGCCTGGTGCTGCTGGCGTGGGCGGCGCTGGGCAGGCTCGTGCTCGCGAACGACGGTACGGCGCCCGGCCCGCTGAAGTCCACGTTCCTGCTCTGGGCGGCACCGCTGCTGGTGGTACCGCCGCTGTTCAGCGGGGACGTCCACGCTTACCTGGCGCAAGGGGAAATCGCCGCGCGCGGGCTGGACCCCTACGCCGTCGGCCCGAACCAGGGCCTCGGGACGACGAACGAGCTGGCGCAGGCCGTCAGCGGGTACTGGCGCGACGCACCGTCCCCGTACGGGCCGGTGTTCAGCGGGCTCCAACGGCTGATCGCGCACCTGGTGGGCGACCAGCGGATCGCGGGCGTGCTGTGCTACCGGCTCCTCGCGGTCGCCGGGGTGGCGCTGCTGCTGTGGGCGGTGCCGCGGCTGGCCGCCCGCGCGGGTGTGCGCGCGGAGATCCCCCTGTGGCTCGGTGTGCTGAACCCGTTGGTGCTGTGGCATTTCGTGGCCGGCGCGCACAACGACGCGCTCATGCTCGGGCTGATGGCGTCCGGTACCGCGATCGCACTGTCCGCAATGGACGGACGCGTGCGGTGGTGGCGGCTGTCCGCTGGCGTGGTGGTGATCGCGCTCGGGGCGGACGTCAAGGTGCCGGCCGTGGTGGCGCTCGCGGTCGTTGGCACGGCGCTGGCCAGGCGCTTCGGCGGCAAGCTGGGGCACCTCGTGCTCGCCGGCGGCGCGATGGTGGGCGCGGTCGCGGCCGTCTCCGCCGCCGTCTCCGCGGTCACCGGGCTCGGGTTCGGCTGGCTCGGCACGCTGGGCACGTCGAGCCAGCTGAACAGCTGGATGGCGCCCACCAACTGGCCCGGCTACCTCGCGGGCGGGATCGGTTCGCTGTTCGGGCTGCACCTGACGGGGCCGGTGATCGGGGCCGGTCGGATCGTCGGCTACGCGGTGATCGCCTGCGGCGTCGCCGTGGTGATCCACCGGCAGCTTCGCGGCCGCATCAGCGACCTTTCCGCACTCGGCCTGATGCTCGCCGTGGTGGTCGCGTTCGGACCGGTCGTGCAGCCGTGGTACCTGCCGTGGGCCGCGGTCCCGCTCGCCGTCTGCCTTCCCGCCGGTCGCGCCCGCACCGTCCTCATCGGACTCGTCGCGGCGTTTTCCGTGCTGCTGCCCCCACTCGGCGGCAAACCGGGCGAACTGGTCCTCGGCTACCTCGGCGGGGTACTCGTGCTCGCCGCGGTCGCGCTCGCCGTGCACCGGTCGCGGCTGTTCCGCCCGGCGCTCCCCGAACGGCGACTGCAGGAAACGCGCTACTGA
- a CDS encoding flavin-containing monooxygenase yields the protein MGDVDYDAIVIGAGFAGLHMLSELRKNGFTCRAFETGGGVGGTWYWNRYPGARCDIESLDYCYLHDRELHRDWRWTERFATGPEIRRYAEHFAERAGVLGSITFGTRVTAAAFDPTSSTWLVRTEHGTEVRCRFLITAVGCVSAAQIPDITGAARFRGERFHTGRWPHEPVDLAGKRVGVIGTGSSGIQVIPEIAARAAAVVVFQRTANFSVPARNRPLTEAELAAEPGRYEERVALASTTRFGHVVSGTGQSILDTEPAEREAALERRWAAGGTGIVATFTDTGRDLEANALLADFVRGKIRDTVTDPGTAERLVPRDHPIGTKRLCVDSGYFDTFNADHVRLVDLRTEPIDEITEDGVRTEHASYPLDVLVYATGYDAFTGALTRIEITGRDGVPLAKRWESGPETYLGLAVAGFPNLFTITGPGSTTVLSNVLRAIEHHVSWITDLLRHLRSTGEVAEAEQEAQEDWTRQVAEAASRTLYHHADSYYLGANIDGKARVFMPYAGGLDVYRGICDAVARDGYRGFALSKTTLSRTALSKTALSRTALSKTALSRVDEA from the coding sequence TTGGGCGACGTCGACTACGACGCCATCGTGATCGGGGCCGGGTTCGCCGGTCTGCACATGCTTTCCGAACTGCGCAAGAACGGGTTCACCTGCCGCGCCTTCGAAACCGGCGGCGGGGTCGGCGGCACGTGGTACTGGAACCGGTACCCCGGCGCGCGCTGCGACATCGAGAGCCTCGACTACTGCTACCTGCACGATCGCGAGCTGCACCGGGACTGGCGGTGGACCGAGCGGTTCGCCACCGGGCCGGAGATCCGGCGCTACGCCGAGCACTTCGCCGAGCGGGCGGGCGTGCTCGGTTCGATCACCTTCGGCACCAGGGTCACCGCGGCCGCCTTCGACCCGACCTCCTCGACCTGGCTGGTGCGCACCGAGCACGGCACCGAGGTGCGGTGCCGGTTCCTGATCACCGCGGTCGGCTGCGTGTCCGCCGCCCAGATCCCGGACATCACCGGCGCGGCGCGGTTCCGCGGCGAGCGCTTCCACACCGGGCGGTGGCCGCACGAGCCGGTCGACCTCGCCGGGAAGCGGGTCGGCGTCATCGGCACCGGGTCCTCGGGGATCCAGGTGATCCCGGAGATCGCCGCGCGCGCCGCGGCGGTCGTGGTGTTCCAGCGGACCGCGAACTTCAGCGTCCCGGCGAGGAACCGGCCGCTGACCGAGGCCGAGCTGGCCGCGGAGCCGGGGCGGTACGAAGAGCGCGTCGCGCTGGCGAGCACGACCCGGTTCGGGCACGTGGTGTCCGGCACCGGACAGTCCATTCTGGACACCGAACCCGCCGAACGGGAGGCCGCGCTGGAACGGCGGTGGGCCGCTGGCGGCACCGGGATCGTGGCGACCTTCACCGACACCGGCCGCGATCTCGAAGCCAACGCGCTGCTCGCGGATTTCGTCCGCGGCAAGATCAGGGACACCGTGACCGATCCCGGCACGGCGGAGCGGCTCGTCCCCCGCGACCATCCCATCGGCACGAAACGGCTCTGCGTCGACTCCGGCTACTTCGACACGTTCAACGCCGACCACGTGCGGCTCGTCGATTTGCGCACGGAGCCGATCGACGAAATCACCGAGGACGGCGTCCGCACCGAACACGCGAGCTACCCGCTCGACGTACTGGTCTACGCCACCGGTTACGACGCGTTCACCGGCGCGCTGACCCGGATCGAGATCACCGGCAGGGACGGCGTTCCGCTGGCGAAGCGCTGGGAGTCCGGGCCCGAGACCTACCTGGGGCTGGCGGTCGCCGGGTTCCCGAACCTGTTCACCATCACCGGCCCCGGCAGCACCACGGTCCTGTCGAACGTGCTCCGGGCCATCGAGCACCACGTCTCCTGGATCACGGACCTGCTGCGGCACCTGCGATCCACCGGCGAAGTGGCCGAAGCCGAACAGGAAGCGCAGGAGGACTGGACGCGCCAGGTCGCCGAGGCGGCGAGCCGAACGCTCTACCACCACGCCGATTCCTACTACCTCGGCGCGAACATCGACGGCAAGGCACGGGTGTTCATGCCCTACGCCGGTGGTCTGGACGTCTACCGCGGCATCTGCGACGCCGTCGCCCGCGACGGGTACCGCGGATTCGCACTGTCGAAAACAACACTGTCGAGAACGGCACTCTCTAAAACAGCACTGTCAAGAACGGCACTCTCTAAAACAGCACTGTCGCGTGTGGACGAAGCATGA
- a CDS encoding VC0807 family protein, with the protein MQLMSEISTRRKALYFAAMLANVAVDLLLPTVVLLALAPTEMPAALRLAIGGTLLAGKAIGGRVESGEFRWRLALVAALVPTAVIAGCYLAGFGDVPSMVAGAVVSGAIVLGDLVRTRGGRRIDGFAVLVLLEVVASVVLTSISGDARFVLARTSLYLGIGGVFALATTWSERPLMRTALKPVAAKGDPARADAFDRTWRKSARFRGYYRAMTAGLGAVFLIDAVLRIVLVYSRPADEVVQSSLVSQLSLPVLLVLWFAAGRGLAVPRAERLLDEELAREPVAP; encoded by the coding sequence ATGCAGCTAATGTCTGAGATCAGCACGCGGCGCAAGGCGCTGTACTTCGCGGCGATGCTCGCGAACGTCGCCGTCGACCTGCTGCTGCCCACGGTGGTCCTGCTGGCGCTCGCGCCGACGGAGATGCCCGCCGCGCTCCGGCTGGCCATCGGCGGCACGCTGCTGGCCGGGAAGGCGATCGGCGGCAGGGTGGAATCCGGCGAGTTCCGCTGGCGGCTCGCGCTGGTCGCCGCGCTCGTGCCGACGGCGGTCATCGCGGGCTGCTACCTCGCCGGGTTCGGTGACGTCCCCAGCATGGTCGCGGGCGCCGTCGTCTCGGGCGCGATCGTCCTCGGCGATCTGGTGCGCACGCGCGGGGGACGCCGCATCGACGGGTTCGCGGTGCTGGTGCTGCTGGAGGTCGTGGCCAGCGTCGTGCTGACGTCCATCAGCGGCGACGCGCGCTTCGTGCTCGCGAGGACGTCCCTCTACTTGGGAATCGGGGGAGTGTTCGCGCTGGCCACCACCTGGTCCGAGCGGCCGTTGATGCGGACCGCGCTCAAACCCGTCGCGGCGAAGGGCGATCCGGCGCGAGCGGACGCTTTCGACCGCACGTGGCGGAAATCGGCACGGTTCCGCGGGTACTACCGCGCGATGACCGCCGGGCTGGGCGCGGTGTTCCTGATCGACGCGGTGCTCCGGATCGTGCTCGTCTACAGCAGACCGGCCGACGAAGTGGTCCAGTCCTCGCTCGTTTCCCAGCTTTCGCTGCCGGTGCTCCTCGTGCTCTGGTTCGCCGCGGGGCGGGGCCTCGCGGTTCCCCGCGCCGAGCGCCTGCTCGACGAGGAACTCGCGAGAGAACCCGTTGCGCCGTAA
- a CDS encoding MarR family winged helix-turn-helix transcriptional regulator: MAQRELPETPEAGVLLGREFATAIVVFHEAVGRLLGLSSAERKCLDLLRHLGPVTAGAIGEHTGLTTGAVTRLVDRLENAGYVERARDPHDRRKVVVRLLPNDEMDALMATAFAPFAAQIAELTTSYRPEELAAITDWIGRATEILVANTRRISHLAE; the protein is encoded by the coding sequence ATGGCGCAACGCGAGCTACCCGAGACCCCGGAAGCGGGCGTGCTGCTCGGCCGCGAGTTCGCCACCGCGATCGTGGTGTTCCACGAAGCCGTCGGCAGGCTCCTCGGGCTGAGTTCGGCCGAACGGAAGTGCCTCGACCTGCTCCGGCACCTCGGCCCGGTGACGGCGGGCGCGATCGGCGAGCACACCGGCCTGACCACCGGCGCGGTCACCAGGCTGGTGGACCGGCTGGAAAACGCGGGCTACGTCGAACGCGCCCGAGACCCGCACGACCGCCGCAAGGTCGTGGTGCGACTCCTGCCCAACGACGAAATGGACGCACTGATGGCCACCGCGTTCGCACCGTTCGCCGCGCAGATAGCCGAACTGACGACGAGCTACCGGCCAGAGGAACTGGCGGCGATCACCGACTGGATCGGCCGGGCCACCGAGATCCTGGTCGCCAACACGCGCCGGATCTCCCACCTCGCCGAGTAG
- a CDS encoding cytochrome P450, with product MSHAPAFPFPRPDSLGPPPEYARLREKSPLSRVTVWGDQSAWLVTRYDDVRAVLSDARLGVQPPGASVPGNASLMQDPPEHTRLRGLVSKAFAARQVQDLAPRVAGFAAELVDAMAAGGPRADIVGALARPLPLAVIGTYLGIPEADREEFRERADAIEDGTGALAVWERLTAYLSEVVARKRRAPGDDLLSALIALHDEDGVALSTDELVQVATSLLLGGYGTTANAISVGVLLLAPDNGFRQLRERPSLLGAAVEEVLRYQSGRTGVAVVRYAHHDVELHGERIAAGEAVLVPLDAANRDPERFPDPDRFALTRSATGHVAFGHGAHHCVGAALARVELTEAFRALARTLPGLRPVTPVARIPWTRTREELYVDQGPASIVVEW from the coding sequence ATGTCGCACGCGCCCGCGTTCCCGTTCCCTCGCCCGGATTCGCTGGGCCCGCCGCCGGAATACGCGCGGCTGCGCGAAAAAAGTCCCCTGTCGCGGGTGACGGTGTGGGGCGACCAGTCCGCGTGGCTCGTGACGCGGTACGACGACGTGCGTGCCGTGTTGTCCGACGCCCGGCTCGGTGTTCAGCCACCTGGCGCGAGCGTGCCGGGCAACGCCTCGCTGATGCAGGATCCGCCCGAGCACACCCGGTTGCGGGGACTGGTGTCGAAGGCATTCGCCGCGCGCCAGGTGCAGGACTTGGCGCCTCGCGTCGCGGGGTTCGCGGCCGAACTGGTCGACGCGATGGCGGCGGGTGGGCCGCGGGCGGACATCGTCGGGGCACTGGCCCGGCCGCTGCCGCTCGCGGTGATCGGCACCTACCTGGGAATTCCCGAAGCGGACCGCGAGGAGTTCCGGGAACGCGCGGATGCCATCGAGGACGGCACCGGAGCGCTCGCCGTGTGGGAACGGCTGACCGCCTACCTGTCAGAGGTGGTGGCGCGCAAACGACGAGCGCCCGGTGACGATCTGCTGAGCGCGTTGATCGCACTGCACGACGAGGACGGGGTCGCCCTGTCGACCGACGAGCTGGTCCAGGTCGCGACCTCCCTGCTGCTCGGCGGATACGGCACGACCGCGAACGCGATTTCCGTCGGCGTGCTCTTGCTGGCCCCGGACAACGGGTTTCGGCAATTGCGTGAACGACCCTCGTTGCTCGGTGCCGCCGTCGAGGAGGTGCTGCGGTACCAGTCGGGGCGTACCGGAGTCGCGGTAGTCCGGTACGCGCACCACGACGTCGAACTGCACGGCGAGCGCATCGCGGCGGGGGAAGCGGTGCTGGTTCCGCTGGACGCCGCCAACCGCGACCCGGAAAGGTTCCCCGATCCGGACCGCTTCGCGCTCACCCGCTCGGCGACCGGGCACGTCGCTTTCGGGCACGGTGCGCACCACTGCGTCGGCGCGGCCTTGGCGCGGGTGGAGCTGACCGAGGCGTTTCGCGCGCTGGCGCGGACATTGCCGGGGCTGCGCCCGGTGACCCCGGTCGCGCGGATTCCGTGGACGAGGACGCGCGAGGAGCTGTACGTCGATCAGGGGCCCGCGTCGATCGTGGTGGAGTGGTGA
- a CDS encoding helix-turn-helix transcriptional regulator produces MQKTSARLLSLLSLLQARRDWPGTVLAERLEVSQRTVRRDVDRLRELGYPIVAVKGPDGGYRLEAGAELPPLLFDDEQATALAVALQAVAGDTGIGEAAVRALHTVRQVMPSRLRRRIDTFDVTAVGRQPSIGAGVLMALSAAVHAREVLRFDHDPVDGDRGADPPPRRVEPHHLVVRGGRWYLVAWDLDRADWRTFRADRITPRTPTGPRFTPREVPGGEVAAFVTSRFRGADGIGDWPCRGEVILDLPAAEVSRYAGDGLVEELGPARCRLSLGSWSWPGLAAAIGRFDADVEVVGPAELREAFARLAQRFADAAYSRH; encoded by the coding sequence ATGCAGAAGACCTCCGCGCGACTGCTGTCGTTGCTCTCGCTGCTCCAGGCGCGCCGGGACTGGCCAGGCACGGTGCTGGCCGAACGGCTGGAAGTCAGCCAGCGCACCGTGCGCCGCGACGTCGACCGGCTCCGCGAACTCGGCTATCCGATCGTGGCCGTCAAGGGCCCGGACGGCGGCTACCGGCTCGAGGCGGGCGCGGAGTTGCCGCCGCTGCTGTTCGACGACGAGCAAGCGACCGCGCTCGCCGTCGCGCTCCAAGCCGTCGCCGGGGACACCGGGATCGGGGAGGCCGCGGTGCGCGCGCTGCACACCGTCCGCCAGGTCATGCCGTCCCGGCTGCGCCGCCGCATCGACACCTTCGACGTGACCGCCGTCGGGCGTCAGCCTTCGATCGGCGCCGGTGTGCTGATGGCGCTGAGCGCCGCGGTCCATGCCCGCGAAGTGCTGCGCTTCGACCACGACCCGGTGGACGGCGACCGCGGCGCCGATCCGCCGCCGCGCCGGGTCGAGCCCCACCACCTCGTCGTCAGGGGCGGTCGCTGGTACCTCGTCGCCTGGGACCTCGACCGCGCGGACTGGCGCACCTTCCGCGCCGACCGGATCACCCCGCGCACCCCGACCGGCCCCCGCTTCACCCCGCGCGAAGTCCCCGGCGGCGAGGTGGCCGCCTTCGTGACGAGCCGGTTCCGGGGCGCCGACGGGATCGGCGACTGGCCGTGCCGCGGCGAAGTGATCCTCGATCTGCCCGCCGCCGAGGTGTCGCGCTACGCGGGTGACGGACTCGTCGAAGAACTCGGCCCCGCCCGCTGCCGCCTGTCCCTCGGCTCGTGGTCCTGGCCAGGCCTGGCCGCCGCCATCGGCCGCTTCGACGCCGATGTCGAAGTCGTCGGACCGGCCGAATTGCGGGAAGCTTTCGCGCGGCTCGCCCAGCGCTTCGCCGATGCCGCGTATTCTCGACACTGA
- the dapF gene encoding diaminopimelate epimerase: MDFVKYQALGNDYLVIDPRETTFAPTPEAVRLVCDRHFGIGADGVLLGPIDPVSPFEGREPVRLRIFNSDGSECEKSGNGLRMFALYLTEHYHYPDRFVLRTVAGAAPVRVLDPAAGLVEVGMGKARLTAVDEVFPFRGKEFRVTRVDVGNPHAVVPLAEISPELARELGPAIGRHPSLPEGSNVQLVRVLDRDAVEIEIWERGAGYTLASGSSGCAAAAAVRALGMVGDTVEVRMPGGAVEIRFDGDEITMTGTAKPVASGRFAPLFRATLDGR, translated from the coding sequence GTGGACTTCGTCAAGTACCAGGCGCTGGGCAACGACTACCTGGTGATCGATCCGAGGGAAACCACCTTCGCGCCGACGCCGGAAGCCGTGCGGCTGGTGTGCGACCGGCACTTCGGGATCGGTGCCGACGGCGTGCTGCTCGGTCCGATCGACCCGGTCAGCCCGTTCGAGGGACGGGAACCGGTGCGGCTGCGGATCTTCAACTCCGACGGCAGCGAATGCGAGAAGAGCGGCAACGGGCTCCGGATGTTCGCGCTCTACCTGACCGAGCACTACCACTACCCGGACCGGTTCGTGCTGCGCACCGTCGCGGGCGCGGCCCCGGTCAGGGTGCTCGACCCGGCCGCGGGCCTCGTCGAGGTCGGGATGGGCAAGGCGCGGCTGACCGCCGTCGACGAGGTTTTCCCGTTCCGCGGCAAGGAATTCCGGGTGACCAGGGTGGACGTCGGCAACCCGCACGCGGTCGTGCCGCTCGCGGAGATCTCCCCCGAGCTGGCGCGCGAACTCGGCCCCGCGATCGGCCGGCACCCGAGCCTGCCGGAAGGATCCAACGTGCAGCTCGTCCGCGTGCTCGACCGCGACGCCGTCGAAATCGAGATCTGGGAACGGGGCGCGGGCTACACGCTCGCTTCCGGCAGCAGCGGGTGCGCGGCGGCGGCCGCGGTGCGCGCGCTGGGCATGGTCGGCGACACCGTCGAGGTCCGGATGCCGGGCGGCGCCGTCGAAATCCGCTTCGACGGCGACGAGATCACCATGACCGGGACGGCGAAACCGGTGGCCTCCGGCCGGTTCGCCCCGCTGTTCCGCGCCACCCTCGACGGCCGCTGA
- a CDS encoding LysE family translocator, whose product MVDASLYLAFLVAAVVLVIIPGPDMLMILALGMRHGPAAGFMAALGVSVGLAVHTAAAALGLSALFTYVPVLYDGLRWAGAAYLLYLAVMAFRDRSALNPDEGDAPAQTSHWKCFWRAVLTNVLNPKVIVFNVAFLPQFVNPALGSVGLQLFVLGATLVLVDLMIDGPIGLAAGKLGKLVRNRKVARGLNVGCGAIFTALAVRLVVAD is encoded by the coding sequence ATGGTCGACGCCTCGCTCTACCTGGCCTTCCTGGTGGCGGCCGTCGTGCTCGTCATCATCCCCGGCCCGGACATGCTGATGATCCTCGCGCTCGGCATGCGGCACGGGCCCGCCGCCGGTTTCATGGCCGCGCTGGGCGTTTCGGTCGGCCTCGCGGTGCACACCGCGGCCGCGGCGCTCGGGCTCTCGGCGTTGTTCACCTACGTCCCGGTGCTCTACGACGGACTGCGCTGGGCGGGTGCGGCCTACCTGCTGTACCTGGCGGTCATGGCGTTCCGGGACCGCAGCGCGCTCAACCCCGACGAGGGCGACGCGCCGGCGCAGACCTCGCACTGGAAGTGCTTCTGGCGAGCCGTGCTGACGAATGTGCTCAACCCCAAGGTGATCGTGTTCAACGTCGCGTTCCTGCCGCAGTTCGTGAACCCCGCGCTCGGCAGCGTCGGGCTCCAGCTCTTCGTGCTCGGTGCCACGCTGGTGCTCGTCGACCTGATGATCGACGGGCCGATCGGGCTGGCCGCGGGCAAGCTCGGGAAGCTGGTGCGGAACCGGAAGGTGGCGCGGGGGCTGAACGTCGGCTGCGGCGCGATCTTCACCGCGCTGGCGGTGCGCCTGGTGGTGGCGGACTAG
- a CDS encoding MFS transporter, with amino-acid sequence MSRPLSTLGLGVVLLGTLLPMMDSFIVNVALPTIAGELGAGTADLELVVAGYGIAFTLLLVLSGRLGDAFGRRRVLVLGLLGFVLASLLCALATSPGWLIAARVLQGATAALIPPQVLGTIQAAVPPDRRARAMSRYAAVSGLAAILGLLLGGVLVHADLWGTSWRLIFLVNLPLGLAAAALTVFVVPDTRSEHPAGVDLRGTALLGAMVLALLVPVNRGQVLGWPLWTVVLLACVPVLAILLWRTEKRVASAGSVPLLPPSVLTEPKVRGGLLLLAPFLAAWAGFLFALPLTLQHGFGLDPLLAGLAVVPMSLAFLLGSFAVPALRTRLGDRVTPYGALVQGAGVAWLLAALPLGWLGGSVWSALPGLVLIGLGQALVVGAANISVLGAVPTAYAGVGGGLLVTVQQGSMAIGVAVFGTVFAAMLTGYGHATAFGVVLAVQLVTGIAVAYTARTKESRVAAPVS; translated from the coding sequence ATGAGCCGTCCACTGTCGACACTCGGGCTCGGCGTGGTGCTGCTGGGCACCCTGCTGCCGATGATGGACTCGTTCATCGTCAACGTCGCGCTGCCCACGATCGCGGGGGAACTCGGCGCGGGCACCGCCGATCTGGAACTCGTCGTCGCGGGGTACGGCATCGCGTTCACCCTCCTGCTGGTGCTCAGCGGGCGGCTCGGGGACGCCTTCGGCCGCAGGCGGGTGCTCGTGCTCGGGCTGCTGGGTTTCGTGCTCGCCTCGCTGCTGTGCGCGCTCGCGACCTCCCCCGGCTGGCTGATCGCCGCGCGGGTGCTGCAGGGCGCGACGGCGGCGCTGATCCCGCCGCAGGTGCTCGGCACGATCCAGGCCGCCGTGCCGCCCGACCGGCGGGCGCGGGCGATGAGCCGGTACGCGGCGGTCAGCGGGCTGGCGGCGATACTGGGGCTGCTCCTCGGCGGGGTGCTCGTGCACGCCGATCTGTGGGGCACCTCGTGGCGGCTGATCTTCCTGGTCAACCTGCCGCTCGGACTGGCTGCCGCGGCGCTGACCGTGTTCGTCGTCCCCGACACGAGATCGGAGCATCCGGCCGGGGTGGACCTGCGGGGCACCGCGCTGCTGGGCGCGATGGTGCTGGCGCTGCTCGTCCCGGTCAACCGCGGTCAGGTACTCGGCTGGCCACTGTGGACGGTCGTGCTGCTCGCCTGCGTCCCGGTGCTGGCGATCCTGTTGTGGCGTACCGAAAAACGCGTGGCATCCGCCGGGTCGGTGCCGTTGCTGCCGCCGTCGGTGCTCACCGAGCCGAAGGTGCGCGGCGGCCTGCTCCTGCTCGCGCCGTTCCTGGCGGCGTGGGCGGGATTCCTGTTCGCGCTGCCGCTGACGCTGCAGCACGGGTTCGGCCTCGACCCGCTGCTCGCCGGGCTCGCCGTGGTCCCGATGTCGCTGGCGTTCCTGCTCGGCTCGTTCGCGGTCCCCGCCCTGCGCACCAGGCTGGGCGACCGGGTGACCCCGTACGGCGCGCTGGTGCAGGGAGCCGGTGTCGCGTGGCTGCTGGCGGCGCTTCCCCTCGGCTGGCTCGGCGGCTCGGTGTGGAGCGCGCTGCCGGGGCTGGTGCTGATCGGGCTCGGCCAGGCACTGGTGGTGGGTGCCGCGAACATCTCGGTACTCGGCGCGGTGCCCACCGCGTACGCGGGTGTCGGCGGCGGGCTGCTGGTGACCGTTCAGCAGGGTTCGATGGCGATCGGCGTGGCCGTGTTCGGGACCGTGTTCGCCGCGATGCTGACCGGGTACGGGCACGCGACGGCGTTCGGCGTCGTGCTGGCGGTCCAGCTCGTCACCGGGATCGCCGTCGCGTACACCGCCCGCACCAAGGAATCCCGTGTCGCGGCACCGGTCAGCTGA
- a CDS encoding winged helix DNA-binding domain-containing protein: MTVLDTRALNRATLARQLLLDRADLPALDAVAHLCGLQAQEPQEPFTGLWSRLRAFDPAELSDLLVGREVVRTHLMRRTVHLVTAGDALAWRARHDAMLRQRVLGVYRDELAGIDPVELAAAGRAVLADGEPRTMTELARAVSDRWPGRNTRALGELLIAALIPVAQLPPRGLWRATGGARYLPFDSWLGREIAPLGKDGSDPAGQALVRRYLAAFGPAASADLRAWCGLAGLPAAVKAVRDELVTFRDERGRELLDLPDAPRPDPGTPAPVRFLPAFDNAILGYHDRSRIIDDAHRGLSVAGTRVVLVDGRVAATWTVDADTVVVTPLRRLSKADRDAVATEGKGLAAFLTDGDSERVRIGALPG; the protein is encoded by the coding sequence ATGACCGTCCTCGACACGCGCGCGCTCAACCGCGCGACGCTGGCAAGGCAGCTGCTGCTCGACCGCGCCGACCTGCCCGCACTCGACGCCGTCGCGCACCTGTGCGGACTGCAGGCGCAGGAGCCGCAGGAACCGTTCACCGGGCTCTGGTCGCGGCTGCGCGCGTTCGATCCCGCGGAGCTGTCGGACCTGCTCGTCGGCCGGGAAGTGGTGCGGACACATCTCATGCGCCGCACCGTCCACCTCGTCACCGCCGGGGACGCACTCGCCTGGCGCGCCCGCCACGACGCCATGCTGCGCCAGCGCGTGCTCGGGGTCTACCGCGACGAGCTGGCCGGAATCGACCCGGTGGAACTGGCCGCGGCGGGCAGGGCGGTGCTGGCCGACGGCGAGCCGCGCACGATGACCGAACTCGCTCGCGCGGTCTCGGATCGCTGGCCGGGACGAAATACGCGGGCGCTGGGCGAACTGCTGATCGCGGCGCTCATCCCGGTGGCGCAGTTGCCACCACGCGGCCTCTGGCGCGCGACGGGCGGCGCGCGCTACCTCCCGTTCGATTCCTGGCTCGGTCGCGAGATCGCGCCGCTCGGCAAGGACGGGTCGGATCCGGCCGGTCAGGCGCTGGTGCGGCGCTACCTGGCCGCCTTCGGGCCCGCGGCCTCGGCGGATCTGCGCGCCTGGTGCGGGCTCGCCGGGCTGCCCGCCGCGGTGAAGGCGGTTCGCGACGAACTGGTCACCTTCCGCGACGAACGCGGCCGCGAGCTGCTGGACCTGCCCGACGCGCCGCGCCCCGACCCCGGAACCCCGGCGCCGGTGCGGTTCCTGCCCGCGTTCGACAACGCGATCCTCGGCTACCACGACCGGAGCCGGATCATCGACGACGCCCACCGCGGCCTCTCCGTCGCGGGCACCCGCGTCGTCCTCGTCGACGGCCGCGTCGCCGCGACCTGGACCGTCGACGCGGACACCGTCGTCGTCACACCGCTGCGCCGATTGTCCAAAGCGGACCGTGACGCGGTCGCTACGGAGGGAAAGGGGCTAGCGGCGTTCCTGACCGACGGCGACAGCGAGCGCGTGCGGATCGGCGCTCTGCCAGGCTGA